GAGAGTACGTGCTAATATGAAATGGTGAACAAACTAGAGCATGTGTTTTTTTCCGTCCGGTTCAAGTGCGGTGCAGAACAGGTGCTCGTCCACGAGGTGGCGAGCCTGGATTGGTCCGGCCCGGCCTGTTACTTCTGTCCCTTCACCTAAAGATGGGATAAAAATCGCAAATTCCACGGCGAGGCATGCAGGACACAGCACAACATGGAACGAAGAACAACCCATGGCAACTCAAAAGAGCAACACGTGGCCAATGCAGAATTAGCCATCCATTAATCCAGTTCCTTCCCACGTTGGACGGCCGCCGACCAGAATCCTATCCGCCCAGAGACAATTAGTaagggtactccctccgttcgaaaatacttgtcatcgaaatggttgtatgtagacttattttagttatagatacatccattttattcattttgaggacaagtatttccggacggagggagtactaaagaaaACAATTAGTAAAGGAGTCAATGTGCATTTCTGTCAGATCAAGTCAGGGACGAGGATATCTCGTTCTACAAATGTGcatgcttttttttctttttctacaaATAAATTAATCAAAGCTAAAAGGCTGATACCGTcgaaaaataattcagaaaaaggTCCCGGGAATATAAAATCCTGTATATCTCAAGAGGAATAGTTCAAGCAGAAGGTAAAGAAATTGTTGACCAAGAAACGGCAAAGAAGACGTGTTGTAGATTTGGTCATTGGCGCGTTAATTAACTAATTCGTTCGTTGACAGTGTTGCCCTACCTGCCGCTCGACGCGTGGACAAAAGTcgaatatatatatatgtggtcGCACGGTCAGGTTGCCGCTGTGACCACCATGTCTAGAGACACCGTGCTGATCTGCACCTCCGTGGCCGCGCTCGTCCTGCTCTCCGTCCTCACCTTCCTCTGCTCCAGCAGGCGACGCCAGGGACACGGCTCCTCGTTATCGTCGTCGCACCCGGCCGACGACATCGAGCTCGGCTGCCGGTGCGCCACCGAGGGGATCGACGAGGCCGAGCTGGCCGCGTATCCGACGTCGGTGTACTCCTCGCCGAGACGCGTCGATGATGTCCAGCCTGATGCCGCGCCGTCAACCGACGAGAGCGATCGGGCGCCGGACGACACGACGTGCGCGGTGTGCCTGGCGGAGTACGCGGACGGCGATGAGCTCCGGCGGCTGCCGGGGTGCCAGCACGCGTTCCACCGGCGGTGCGTCGACGAGTGGCTGCGCCGGCGGCCCAGTTGCCCGCTCTGCCGCACGTCGCCGCAGTCCACCACCGCGAAGAATTCCTGAACCGCGCGTCAGAGATAGCTGTCAGCGTGCAGCCAATAGATGGAGAGAGCTAGCTAGATAGGTCGCCTGTGGTGTCGGGACCATTTCGTCCGGCGGCAACAGATGATGTTTCCTGTGAGCAAAGTACATACGTAGGGAGTATATCGTTTTGGCCATGCGACCATTCATGTCTGTTTCCATGCAAAGACAAAGCTAAGATATGGCTTGCACATTCTGTCAGGGCTACCTCTCCATCACTCCATGATTACGAATTCGAGCTACAGACCCATggggaaaggggggatcgagagGGAGGAGAGAAACACACGCACACGCTATCCTTGCCGGCCACCAGCCGCCTGCCGCCGCCTATTCCCGAAGGGGAACGCTTTGTTTATATCGTTACAAGGCCAAGGGCCCATTCTGGGCCTGCAAGCCGAGACGGAAGTTGAGGCTTGCGTTTGGGTCTTGGGCTGGGCCTTTGATGCTCTTCCTGTGCTCTGTCGCTGACAATCCCCCCCTGTGGATATTCGGCGTGTCCCCAAGCCGATGCGCGAGGGAATCGCTGCTTGAGCTCGTCCAGGTCTTCCCAAACAGCAAGATCTTCAGAATCACCAGACCACTGCAATAACAATTGGAGAATTTTCTTGCCTCCACGAGAACCACCCGTTGTTGGAGAACTTTCTCAGGTACTCGCAAGTTGTCGTCAGTAGAGGGAAGCCGAGCCAACACTTGATCATCATTTTTGAGAACCTCGCGAAGCAGAGAAACATGGAAAACAGGGTGTACCTTGCTAGAAGCAGGAAGATCCAATTTATACGCCACCTCGCCCACTTTCTCCAGTATGGAGAACGGACCGAAGAATTTGTAGGCCAGTTTGTGATTGGCCTGAGGGGCGACTGAAGACTGAGATATGGATGAAGCTTGAGAAAAACTTGGTCACCCACCTCAAATGTTCTCTCTGTTCTATGTTTATCAGCTTGAGCCTTCATGTGTTGTTGACTGCGAAGCAATTGCTGTTTCACTGATTCAAAAATAACTTGACGTTGGTCAAGCCAAAGAGCTAAATCAGGAGAAGCCACTGTGCAGTCAGGGGTTATCCCAAAGTGACGAGGCAGATGCCCGTAGATGATCTCAAACGTAGTCTTCGATGTAGCTGAATGCCAGTTTGTATTATACCAGTATTCACACAAAGGTAGCCATTTTGCCCATTTGGAGGGATGTGCACTGACAAAGCACCTAAGGTAGCACTCCACTTGCTAATTTACACGTTCGGTTTGACCATTTGATTGTGGGTGGCGGGCTGAGCTCATTCGCAGTTGTGTCCCTTGTGTTTGTTGGAACagctctttccaaaacaaactggTGAAAATGCGGTCACGGTCAGAGACAATGGACAAGGGCATACCATGCAGCTTGTAGACAAAATTCAGAAAAGCCTCTGCCACGACCAAGGCCGTGAAGGGATGCTGCAAGGGTATGAAGTGACCATATTTTGATAGCTTATCAATGACCACTAGGATGCAATTGAAATGCCCTGAAGATGGCAA
This sequence is a window from Triticum aestivum cultivar Chinese Spring unplaced genomic scaffold, IWGSC CS RefSeq v2.1 scaffold231017, whole genome shotgun sequence. Protein-coding genes within it:
- the LOC123176772 gene encoding E3 ubiquitin-protein ligase Os03g0188200-like, with translation MWSHGQVAAVTTMSRDTVLICTSVAALVLLSVLTFLCSSRRRQGHGSSLSSSHPADDIELGCRCATEGIDEAELAAYPTSVYSSPRRVDDVQPDAAPSTDESDRAPDDTTCAVCLAEYADGDELRRLPGCQHAFHRRCVDEWLRRRPSCPLCRTSPQSTTAKNS